One Tenrec ecaudatus isolate mTenEca1 chromosome 12, mTenEca1.hap1, whole genome shotgun sequence DNA segment encodes these proteins:
- the LOC142422864 gene encoding mastin-like, with protein sequence MQKGPLQNELPSLQMLWLLLLTLVCLGASVPMTPAPGPETELVDIVGGHDAQPGKDEGSLIHVGVQVGQVKRHRSNLIQGVAHVIIHPNYNPQDATQGRDIALLKLVAPVKLSPTVQLVTLPRPRLRVCPGTKCMLTGWGDIRSGEPLPRNKNLQEVQVPIVDLQTCRKSYRRIKKYVSNNMLCAGSPWMTACYGDSGGPLVCPKGRIWVQVGVVSWGNPKCDKPGYPTVYTEVAFYMSWIRKYVQLPA encoded by the exons GAACTCCCCTCCCTGCAGATGCTGTGGCTGCTGTTGCTGACCCTCGTCTGCCTGGGGGCCTCTGTGCCCATGACCCCAG CTCCGGGCCCGGAGACTGAGCTTGTGGACATTGTGGGGGGACACGATGCTCAACCTGGGAA AGATGAAGGAAGCCTTATCCACGTTGGCGTCCAAGTGGGACAAGTGAAGCGCCACCGGAGTAACTTGATCCAGGGCGTGGCCCACGTCATCATCCACCCCAACTACAATCCTCAGGATGCAACCCAAGGAAGGGACATCGCACTGCTCAAGCTGGTGGCCCCCGTGAAGCTCTCTCCCACAGTCCAACTGGTCACCCTCCCTCGACCAAGACTCAGGGTCTGTCCAGGCACCAAATGCATGTTGACTGGCTGGGGAGATATCCGTTCTGGTG AGCCCCTACCCAGGAACAAGAACTTGCAGGAGGTGCAGGTCCCCATCGTGGACTTGCAGACGTGCAGGAAGAGCTACAGACGGATCAAAAAGTATGTCAGTAATAACATGCTGTGTGCGGGGAGCCCCTGGATGACAGCCTGCTAC GGTGACTCTGGGGGACCCCTGGTCTGCCCTAAGGGCCGCATATGGGTCCAGGTTGGGGTGGTGAGTTGGGGTAATCCAAAATGTGATAAGCCAGGATACCCTACAGTCTACACCGAGGTGGCATTCTATATGTCCTGGATCCGCAAGTATGTCCAGTTACCTGCATGA